The Bacteroidota bacterium genomic sequence TTGTTTGTTGTTTTTGAAAACGCGATTGAACGCGTTCCGATTATTAAAATAATTTACACTTCTATCAAAGATTTTTTATCTGCTTTTGTGGGCAATAAAAAAAGATTTGATAAACCTGTTCTTGTTTATATTGATAAAGCAAACAATGTGCAAATGATGGGATTTATTACCCAAAAAACACTTGCCACTATTGGAATTAAGGAGGAAAGGGTGGCTGTTTATCTTCCATACTCGTATGGATTTATGGGACAATTAATAATTGTGCCTGCAGAAAATGTTATTTCTATTGACATTTCATCATCTGATGCAATGAAATTTATTTTATCCGGAGGCGTTAGTGGTATTGATAACCAAGCAAAATAATTTTGTATGCAAAAAATTAAAAACTATATCAACGGAGAATTACTGGAACCTGCAGGCAATAACTACATAGACAATTACAATCCGGCCACAGGCAAGGTGTATTCATTCATTCCCGACTCTGACGAAAAAGATGTTGAGCTTGCTGTAAAGGCGGCACAAGATGCTTTTCCTAAATGGTCCACTACACCGAAGGATGAGCGCTCTAGAATAATGTTAAGAATAGCGGCACTCATCGAAAAAAATTTAGATAGGCTTGCATTAGCCGAATCTATTGATAATGGGAAACCTGTAAAGCTTGCTAAAGTTGTAGATATACCAAGGGCTGCCGCCAATTTTCATTTTTACGGGACGGGAATTTTGCATTTTGCTTCCGAAGCTCACTCTATGGAGCATTCTGCCATTAACTACACCTTGCGCGAACCAATTGGTGTTGCAGGATGTATTTCTCCTTGGAATTTACCATTGTATTTATTTACCTGGAAAATAGCACCTGCCATAGCTTCGGGCAATTGCGTGGTAGCGAAACCTTCTGAAATTACGCCAATGACTGCATACCTGCTTTCTGAATTATGCATCGAAGCAGGACTACCCAAAGGTGTTTTAAATATTGTACATGGCTACGGACATAAGGTTGGCAGCGCTATTACTGCACATCCCAATATTCCGGTTATTTCATTTACAGGTGGCACTAAAACAGGTGCAGAAATTGCACGTGTGGCAGCGCCTATGTTTAAAAAGCTATCGCTAGAGTTGGGGGGTAAAAACCCGAATATCATTTTTGCGGATTGTGATTTTGAGAATATGATTAAAACCACCATTCATTCGTCCTTCTCAAATCAAGGTCAGATATGTCTTTGTGGGTCTCGTATATTTATTGAGCGCCCTATTTACGAAAAATTCAAAACAGCTTTTTTAGTAGAAGTAAATAAATTAAAAGTTGGCAATCCTACAGATGAGTCCAGCAGATTGGGTGCTGTGGTGTCCAAGTCGCACATGGAAAAAATTATCTCTTATATTGAATTGGCAAAACAAGAAGGAGGAAAGCTTCTTCATGGAGGCAATCGTGTAACTGTTGCCGGAGAATGCGCAGAAGGTTATTTTATAGAGCCTACTGTTTTCGAGAACTTGCCCTACAATTGCAGAACCAATCAAGAAGAAGTGTTTGGTCCTTTTGTAACCCTTACTCCGTTTGACACAGAAGAGGAAGTGTTGAAATACGCCAATAGCACAACGTATGGGTTAGCCTCTACGGTATGGACAGAAAATCTTACCAAGGCGCACCGTGTAGCGCAACAAATCCATGCAGGAATTGTATGGATTAACTGTTGGTTATTACGTGATTTACGTACTCCATTCGGAGGAGTTAAAAGCTCTGGTGTTGGACGTGAGGGCGGTTTCGAGGCTTTTCACTTTTTTACTGAGCCTAAGAATGTGTGTGTAAAATTGTAGTGGTTTTAGTTTTTTAAG encodes the following:
- a CDS encoding aldehyde dehydrogenase, yielding MQKIKNYINGELLEPAGNNYIDNYNPATGKVYSFIPDSDEKDVELAVKAAQDAFPKWSTTPKDERSRIMLRIAALIEKNLDRLALAESIDNGKPVKLAKVVDIPRAAANFHFYGTGILHFASEAHSMEHSAINYTLREPIGVAGCISPWNLPLYLFTWKIAPAIASGNCVVAKPSEITPMTAYLLSELCIEAGLPKGVLNIVHGYGHKVGSAITAHPNIPVISFTGGTKTGAEIARVAAPMFKKLSLELGGKNPNIIFADCDFENMIKTTIHSSFSNQGQICLCGSRIFIERPIYEKFKTAFLVEVNKLKVGNPTDESSRLGAVVSKSHMEKIISYIELAKQEGGKLLHGGNRVTVAGECAEGYFIEPTVFENLPYNCRTNQEEVFGPFVTLTPFDTEEEVLKYANSTTYGLASTVWTENLTKAHRVAQQIHAGIVWINCWLLRDLRTPFGGVKSSGVGREGGFEAFHFFTEPKNVCVKL
- a CDS encoding DUF502 domain-containing protein, producing the protein MKNGFWKKVIGYFIQGLLIIVPIGITGWVLLKIVKTIGSFFDFSEVLIHPIIDKFILLGISIGIIILLGLLGSSLLFKPLFVVFENAIERVPIIKIIYTSIKDFLSAFVGNKKRFDKPVLVYIDKANNVQMMGFITQKTLATIGIKEERVAVYLPYSYGFMGQLIIVPAENVISIDISSSDAMKFILSGGVSGIDNQAK